In Tistrella mobilis, the genomic window ATCGTGAATGCGGGTCTCCGGCCCCATCACCCGGTCGAGGATCGGCTTGCCGTATTTGTGCTCACCGATCTGAAGGTAGTGGGTGTCGCTCATCGCCTCGATAAAATTGCCGGCCGAGTAGATCTGGAACAGACGGATATCGCCGCCCCGGATCTGGCCACCCAGCAGGAAGGTGACGTTGAAGGCGGTGTCGTGAGCCTCCAGCGCCGGCCCGTCGGCACGGTGGACGGCCCGGATCGATTCACCCACGATCTCGGCTGCCGAAACCATGTCGGGGGCGTCGTCCAGATGGCGGCCGTCTTCCAGGCCGCGCCGCAGCCGGTTGACCACCGCCTGGGTGATGGCCAGATTGCCGGCAGCGGTGAGGCACAGGACCGATTTGCCCGGGCGCCCCCAGAGCGTGGTCTTGCGATAGGTCGAGATGTTGTCGACGCCGGCATTGGTCCGGGTGTCGGAGAGCATCACCAGTCCGGCGCGCATCTTCAATCCGACGCAGTATGTCATGAGGGTGGGGATCCGTCTGAGGGGCGCGGTGTCGAAGGGGCGGGCTGGCGGAACCCGCTTTCGTCCCGCCTTCACTGTTGGGCCTGTTCCGTGACGTGGACGCGAACGGCGAGGTGTTCCTCGTCGCCGGCGATACGGATGCCGCGCACGGGGGCGGCGTCCAGATAGTCGAGACCATGGGCAAGGCGGATATAGGAACCGGTGGGGCTGATGCCGTTCGACGGATCGAAGCCGACCCAGCCCAGCCCCTCCAGCCAGGCTTCCGCCCAGGCATGACTGGCTTCGCCGCCCGGGCTTTCGGCGTGGTCGTCATCATTGGGCGAGAGATAGCCGCTGACATAGCGGGCGGGTATGCCCAGTTCCCGCACCACGGTGATGAAAACATGGGCGTGGTCCTGGCATACGCCGCGCCCATGGGCCAGCGCCTCGGCGGCGGTGGTCCGGGCATCGGTGGCGCCCTTGACATAGGCGACCCGTCCGGCGGTCAGCCGCAGAACGGCATGCATGGCCGCCACGGCACCGTCGGTCTCAAGAACCGGGCGAACCTGGTCGGCGAACGCTTTCAGTGCGTCGTCGGCCGTGGTCAGCGGCGTCTCGCGCAGGAAGACCTCCGGCGACAGGGTGTCGGGCAGGTCGCGGCCGACGACACCCGCCGTGTCCGTCGTCTCCACGATGCCACGCACCGTCACCGCCAGCCGGTCATGATCATGATCGAGGGTCAGCTGATGCACCCGGTTGCCGAAGCCGTCGGTCAGCGGCACCAGATGTGCGGCGGGTTCCACCTCGATCCGCCACGAAATCACCCGCTGCGCCGCCAGATCCGGAGGCGTCAGGCGTAACGCCTGGATCGCGTACCGGGCCGGCCGCCCATAGCTGTAGATGGTCTGGTGC contains:
- a CDS encoding transglutaminase domain-containing protein translates to MRLTVEHQTIYSYGRPARYAIQALRLTPPDLAAQRVISWRIEVEPAAHLVPLTDGFGNRVHQLTLDHDHDRLAVTVRGIVETTDTAGVVGRDLPDTLSPEVFLRETPLTTADDALKAFADQVRPVLETDGAVAAMHAVLRLTAGRVAYVKGATDARTTAAEALAHGRGVCQDHAHVFITVVRELGIPARYVSGYLSPNDDDHAESPGGEASHAWAEAWLEGLGWVGFDPSNGISPTGSYIRLAHGLDYLDAAPVRGIRIAGDEEHLAVRVHVTEQAQQ
- a CDS encoding peptidase, with amino-acid sequence MTYCVGLKMRAGLVMLSDTRTNAGVDNISTYRKTTLWGRPGKSVLCLTAAGNLAITQAVVNRLRRGLEDGRHLDDAPDMVSAAEIVGESIRAVHRADGPALEAHDTAFNVTFLLGGQIRGGDIRLFQIYSAGNFIEAMSDTHYLQIGEHKYGKPILDRVMGPETRIHDAIKLAMISMDSTLRSNLSVGMPIDLTVIRSDTFEYDLERRIDETDPYFLSIRQRWSEALRAAYLDLPDPEW